One Desmodus rotundus isolate HL8 chromosome 4, HLdesRot8A.1, whole genome shotgun sequence DNA segment encodes these proteins:
- the ZNF248 gene encoding zinc finger protein 248, which yields MDGCVTWKAWDRFQKREHCFLQEQKMNKSQKKKKNIPLQEPVSFKDVYVDFTQEEWYLLDPAQKILYRDMMLENYSHLVSVGYCITKPEVIIKIEQGEEPWILKQGFPSQCHPENWKVDYLIENSQENQDEHFWQFAVTTNKTLRGDRVRKTFSLGTDCVPSRNISDEICDSCEMNLKNISGLIISRKNYSGTKPNKFNLYEKLLFDIRHEKIPTGGKSYNCNQKRSILGHFQDLTQPIIEQPFEYTENGQGFQEEAAFFSNKKAQIGETLCKYNECQRTFIQSFKLNLSQRTHLKREPYECSICGNSFCMDLRLGHQKALALTGGNPYEYNKYEQIFCDDSTFIIHQRTYAGNIPHEYNVSHKTGVKSALFQHQMVHMGGKPYEQKENGNNFNKKSHLTQPRRAHSGQKNFECAECGKTFWEKSNLTQHQRTHTGEKPYECAECGKSFCQKPHLTNHQRTHTGEKPYECKQCGKTFCVKSNLTEHHRTHTGEKPYECNACGKSFCHRSALTVHQRTHTGEKPFICNECGKSFCVKSNLIVHQRTHTGEKPYKCNECGKTFCEKSALTKHHRTHTGEKPYECNGCGKTFSQRSVLTKHQRIHTRVKALSTS from the exons aaaaagaaaaagaatataccCTTACAGGAACCAGTGTCATTTAAAGATGTATATGTGGACTTCACCCAGGAAGAGTGGTATCTTCTGGATCCTGCTCAGAAGATACTGTACAGAGACATGATGCTGGAAAATTATAGCCACCTTGTCTCAGTAG GGTATTGCATTACTAAGCCAGAAGTGATCATTAAGATAGAGCAAGGAGAAGAGCCCTGGATACTAAAGCAAGGATTCCCAAGCCAGTGTCACCCAG aaAACTGGAAAGTTGATTACCTGATAGAGAACAGCCAGGAAAATCAAGATGAACATTTTTGGCAATTTGCTGTCACCACCAACAAAACATTAAGAGGTGATAGAGTAAGGAAAACTTTCAGTCTGGGTACAGACTGTGTTCCTTCAAGAAATATTTCAGATGAGATATGTGACTCTTGTGAAATGAATTTGAAGAACATCTCAGGCTTAATTATTAGTAGAAAGAACTATTCTGGAACAAAGCCTAATAAGTTTAATTTATATGAGAAGTTGCTTTTTGATATTAGGCATGAGAAAATTCCTACTGGAGGAAAATCTTATAACTGTAATCAAAAAAGGAGTATTCTTGGTCATTTCCAGGATCTTACTCAACCAATTATTGAGCAGCCTTTTGAGTATACTGAAAATGGACAAGGCTTCCAAGAGGAGGCagcatttttctcaaataagaaaGCTCAGATAGGAGAGACACTCTGTAAATATAATGAATGTCAAAGAACCTTCATCCAAAGTTTCAAGCTCAATTTATCTCAGAGAACTCATTTGAAAAGAGAACCATATGAATGTAGTATTTGTGGGAATTCCTTCTGTATGGATTTAAGATTGGGACATCAAAAAGCTCTAGCTCTTACAGGGGGGAATCCttatgaatataataaatatgagCAAATTTTCTGTGATGATTCAACTTTCATTATCCATCAGAGAACTTATGCAGGAAATATTCCCCATGAATataatgtaagtcacaaaacagGGGTAAAATCAGCTCTCTTTCAACATCAGATGGTACATATGGGGGGGAAACCTTATgagcagaaagaaaatggaaataatttcaacAAGAAGTCACATCTCACCCAACCTCGGAGAGCTCACTCAGGACAAAAAAATTTTGAATGTGCTGAATGTGGGAAAACATTCTGGGAAAAGTCAAACCTCACTCAACATCAGAGaacacacacaggagagaaaccctatgaatgtgcTGAATGTGGGAAGTCCTTTTGTCAGAAACCACACCTTACCAACCATCAGCGAACTCATACAGGAGAAAAACCGTATGAATGTAAGCAGTGTGGGAAAACATTCTGTGTGAAGTCAAACCTCACTGAACATCACAGaacacacacaggagagaaaccctatgaatgtaatgCATGTGGAAAATCCTTCTGCCACAGGTCAGCACTAACTGTACATCAGAGaacacacacaggagagaaaccctttATATGCAAcgaatgtgggaaatccttctGTGTGAAGTCAAACCTCATTGTACATCAAAGAACTCACACAGGggagaaaccctataaatgtaATGAGTGTGGGAAAACCTTCTGTGAGAAATCAGCTCTTACTAAGCATCATAGAACTCACACAGGGGAGAAACCCTATGAGTGTAATGGATGTGGGAAGACCTTTAGTCAGAGGTCAGTGCTCACTAAACATCAGAGGATTCACACAAGGGTGAAAGCTCTTTCAACATCCTGA